The genomic region TAACATTTAAATAAATCAACACTGGGATGAGTTGAACCATTTGCTTTCTGAAAAAGTATGAACTTAGGTAAGTTCAGTAAGCATGACGAAGCATGGTTCTTGGCCCATGACTTAGACCTAGTCTGTTAAGAAGCTTAGCTGAGGGGACTTACATCTACTATTCAACAAACAAGACCTTCCATTACATTTAGTGCTCTCAAAAGGACTGAATCACCAAttgcagggttggggtcaattccatttcaattcagtagATGACTTAATTCAaatgaaagtattcagaccctttgactttttccaaatgttgttacgttacagccttattctaaaatagatttttttttttttttttttaaataccccataatgacaaagcgaaaataggTTAAGATTTTttctaaatgtattaaaaatagaaaacagataacttatttacataactattcagactgtttgtatgagattcgaaattgagctcgggtgcatcctgtttctattgatcatctttgagatgtttcttcaacttgattcgagtccctgtgataaattcaattgattggatatgatttggaaaggcacacacctgtctatataatgtcccacagttgacaatgcatgtcagagcaaaaaccaagccatgaggtcgaagtaattgtctgtagagttcggagacaggattgtgtcgaggcacggatctggggaagggtaccaacacatttctgcagcattgaagatccccaagaacacagtgccctccatcatttttaaatggaagaattttggaaccaccgagactcgatggtcactctgacagagccccagagttcctctgtggagatgggagaaccttccagaaggacaactatctctgcagcactccaccaaccaggcctttatggtagagtggccagatggaagccactcctcaggaaaggcacatgacagcctgcttggagtttgccaaaaagcacctaaaggaatcttagaccatgagaaacaagattctctggtctgatgaaaccaagatttaattatttggcctgaatgccaagcgtcacgtctggaagaaacctggcaccatccctacggtgaagcatggtggtggcagcaacttATGCTGATGACAGTGTGCTTTATTCTGCCTCCTCTTCAAATCAGGCTATAGCTGATCTGCAGACTGCTTCAAAATGTCATACAAAAAGTACTTGTTCACCACAAACTGGTACTGAATGCAGATAAAACAAAGTATATTCTGTTCTCTAGAGCTCAGGCATATCTGGATGTTGAATGGAGCAAGTCCACTCAAAAATACCATGTCATTTGGATCGATGACAAGtagtcatttaaaacatttttattttacctttatttaactaggcaagtcagttaagaacaaattcttattttcaatgacggcctaggaacagtgggttaactgcctgttcaggggcagaacgacagatttgtaccatgtcagccaTGTcagctagtccaacgctctaaccactaggctaccctgccgccccaaaacatGTAGATGAGCTAAAGAAGAAACAGATTTAAAATGGTCTTCTACAGAAATAGATCGTGCCTTTCGCTTGATAGAATAAATAGTTCAGTTGACTTTCCGTCACTGTGATTTGAATCAGAAAGTGGGCTGGCCATCATTGGCAACGCAGAGAGCATTGCCTTCTGTTCATTTATAAAGCGCTCCTGCAGAAACTACCATACTACATCGCTCCTGACCTACAGAAGTACAAATACCTAACTCGCTCACAGGAAAGGCTAATTCTTGAAATTACTGATTTAGGTAAAACCGCCTTTAGTTTTAGGTGCCACATACATGGAACACATTTCAGAATACCCTACAATTGGACGCACCGTTGCCTTTCAGACATTTCAGGGTAttggtaaattacctttttaCAGAGGAACGCATGCGTTTTCAAAATTTTATTTTTGTATGTTTCATGCTCCCACCTAGGATTTTTCTAAATGTCAGTAATTCTTTATTTTGCTGCATTTTTGTGAATCAGGGCTCCCTTGCAAAAGAGACATCGGTCTCAATGGGACGTCCCTGTATTTAATAGGGTGATATTTCAGACACAGCCAAGGAGTTTTCAGTTCTTGAACTGGAAGTCCAATTCACTCCACTTAAATTTAAATGGATCGGAGCCTGACGCGTTAACCCTCGCTTACCTGCAGGTAGCCTACGTTCCCCTCGCTGGCACCTAGAGCCCCGAGGATGATGGGATAGTGGGGGTCAAAGTTGGTGACAAATTCGCAGGGCAGGGAGGGGATCTCCACACGCACATACATGCCAGGCCGGAAGCCCTCGTACTGGACCCGTGTCTCATCATCCACGTCCTCAAACTCAGCCCGGTTCAGCTAGGAAGAGGAGAAAGGTTTAGAGATTGTGGTGAAATGAAAGGCTCAGTGGGTTAGAACATGGTGTTGTCAACACCAGGGTTGTTGGTTTGAATCCCACACGGGCCACATATTGAATATACTTTGTGTCAGTGCCAAGGTTGACTGTCCTGTAAGTGGATTTAAAATGCACAATTTTGTGTTGCGTTTCGAGACTGATTTTCCCTCATTGTGCCTGATGAACACGACCCAATGTCTGATCGGAATGTCACTGACAACTTTGGTTTCCTTTTGGGCATAATAAGATTGTTACCTTGACCCCGTTTGAATAATTTCTAAATGCATCCTTCCTTGTTTCTTAGATGTAAGCACAGATCTGGTGGTTGGCTAGGTGCAAGTAAGTTTACCATATCGCTATCTCCCTATCGCTCACCAATCCAACCAATTCAGATCTGTGTTCACGCGCAGAGCCGTGGTTGAGTGGTAACACTCCCGCCATGTCACATACGACGctccccactggagacaataccTTGCAACCAATGTTCCCTCTGTGTGAGCGTGCAGGTGCGCAGCCATGCAGAAGAAATATGAGCGAGCGCACAGTAGCCTGAGATTGAACGTCCCTCAACTTTCTACAGTTTTCccctttagttaacactatcaacatttCACTCTGCTGTGGCAATTGTGATCGTGTCAACGCAATATTAACCACTTTCAATGTAATATACCGAAACAAAACTACGCAAGATTTCATATGCAAAATTAACTGTGCAAGAGATTTTCTTGCAGTAGAGCGCATTGGATTCTAATGCATTGACAGGCATGTCTCCGCAGTATTCTACACAGAACGGTGCACCATAACTAATCacagctgcagtaggcctatatgcaaatagccaTTGCCATATGGAtatgtgccattcactttgaactggactgtgtttacagtatgagcttttgagtagatgcgcttgttttgagatcaaagagAGAGCTGCATGCAGCCATGAGTGCACATTTGTTCCTATTCGTTGATAGAGTTATTAGCTCAGTTATAGCTCATTTCTAGTCAACAATGAGGGAGTGATTGTGTCCaacaagagcacaaaatgtgtgcATTTCTAGCCATCTTTGGAAAGCAAGTCAGGTACTGAGCTTTTTTGTGTCTAAAAGGGGaattgttgtattttgagactgtCTTGAATAAGTAGCCAATTGGCAGAttgtagcataatttgtctgattctctaataatggtatgggaatgaTAATGAATttgattttgtaaagtggtttcttccgtcaaacaacattttcagtcacctccttgacTAAACAAGTTAATGTCAAACCCTGcatgtttatattttttaaagtctAATGGAATGTAGgaattgaacaccacacattggttgctactgtaggctgaatgatagctGTTCTAGTTCCATGTTAATGTGTTCTGGGATGTgcttttctccattgttttttatggtaggcctacattatgatcaaatagccacaataGCCTACTTGGCCAGTGTTAAAACAAATTTAAatcaggtacagcctcagtgtgcACAGTAAATGCATGCTGGAAGTTGCACAACATTTTCAAAGTTCAAGTttgtgctcagcagacctgaaatttgcgcAGTGACTAAATTTTTTCGGGAACTTTGCCTGCACCCTCTCTTCCCACTGTTTCTCCCACCTGTCTGTAGTCCCCACTCATTTCATAGCTGTCTAAATGAAGTGTCAAAATACCCACACAAAACATATATATTGTTTGTAAAACAATCTGTGACTACATCAAGAAAGGAAAAAGGAGACATTTCTGAAGTATTCGAACAGGGCCAGACACTTCTGCTTCCTGTCATATCAAACGTTACCTATGACCCCATAACCCCTCACCTCTGCCTGTTTTTGCATCTCCTCCTTGAGGTCGTCAAAGTAGGTGGCGTCTCCGTCGTCGTACTCTGTGTCGAAACGCTCCTTCAGCCGCCGTTTCTTCTCCAGACGCTTGTTCTTCTGGGTCTCGTCGTCCACCTTCATcagcttctcctcctcctcctcctcctcctcatcatcacttTCTTCCTTGGCTTGGTCCTTCTGCTTGGCAGCTTTCCCCTTGTGCACTTCCCCCGTCTCCAAGTCCTCAAATTCGCCATACAGCTCCTCTAATTGAGAAAAGAGTGAGTTATCAAGGGGGTGATAATGAACAGTGGACTTCTGATATACCGTGCATATCCCTGATGGATTGGGGCTACTCTGTTGGGAATATGAGCCCAAATCTGGAGCACATGAAAATAATTAGAATTGGGGAAGATGAATTTCAATTGCTCTCTGCTTACCATAGTCGATGTGCACACAGATACCATAGTCGACCTTAACAGATTTCATTTAAAATGGGACAGACTGCAGTTATAAAACACTTTTTAAAAAGGACAAGACCAAAAGAAAGTCATGAAAACAATCCCAACAGTATTGAACAATGAGCAGCAACTCCTTACCATCCTCTTTCAGCAATGTAGCAGCATCTTGATCGTCTTCCCATTTCCCCGTAACAAAACAGTCCCGTATCGAGTCCAGCATCTGAAACACAATATTTATCTCAATTACAAAAAGTATTCAAGTTTAATTCATCTTTTGAATTGATGGAAACTAAATTGTATTGACCCCAACCCAGGTCAGAATATGAATGTATGGATGCCTCCATCCATAGCTCCTAACACCTAATGCCTTTCTTCAAACTGTTGGTCTTTCCACACTTTAAATGTCCAGTACCAAATAAGGTGTGCTAGTACTGggttaaaacaaaaatgtgcaacaCTTGACCCTGTAGTAAAAGAGATGGGAGAAAGGAAAGGGGCGCTATAATATGGTTTTGTAGATTTCTTTTACCTCTTCCAGGTCCCAATTGCGAGCAGCATCGGGGTCAAAACGGGAGCAGTCCACGCCGTCCGCACGATGCTTCTTGCCCTTCTCGGGGCGGCTGACTCGAAACAGCCCCCCCagctcctccccatcctccccccatCACCATCATCCTCTGCCACTGAAGGAAACAAACGTAGTCAGTCAGAAATCAAGGCTAGGCACAAACGGAAGCAAATGGGGCGAAATAGTCCAATAAGAAACGGCCATTTTTAAATCGCTATAGTGTGCATTAATGAATACACTAGTGCTCAACCAACAAGATCCGACATTAGGATAAAAGGGAAAACGTCAGTAAAATATATATTGTTATTGAAACCCAGGAGGAGACGTTACCTGTGCCATACACCAGTTTACGGAGGTTGGGGGCGGCGCGCTGTTGCCGTAGAAACGCCTCCGACGCTTTCTGTTGCAGGCCCTCCTTCCACCGCAGTGACCCTGAGAAACATGATGTGGGTTACGGTCAAATTAATTATTGGTTCTTGTTCCATTTAGCCACTTCCCCTCCCCATCAGTGTTCACAAGGTGAAAGCAATATGGCAGACAGAAGAAGCATGCATTCTGAATGCTAAATCGACCCGTAGCTCCTTGGCACTCCTGTAAATGTAATACGATTAGATAGGGATTTAGATTATCCTATCACAAGGCAAGAAACCTATCCAGTCCGGTCAGATCTACAGGAGTGCCTAGAGTGTAAGGGCTAGGTTGGTTTCGAAATCAACAGACAACTGTAGGGGGTAAGGTGCATCCATCACAATATTGCATACACCAGTGTgtgcaggtttttgttccagcccgccactaacacacctgattcaagtaTTCAACTTGGTACTCAATTCAGAACAGCATTATTGAACAAAAATCTGTGGACCCTGAAGAGGTAGTATAGACAAGGGGGAGGGGCCACAATGAAACTACGCTGAATAGACAGAATATTACCTGCACTTTCATAGCAcagctctcctccctccatctcctcatcttcctcttccaTTTTGGAGGTGGCATTCGACTTCTTGCCTTCTTTGCCCGAGACATTGGTTTCGCAGTCATCTTCTATTGAATCACTCGCATCCTCCTCCTCCGAGCAATGACCCGAGTCTATCGGTTTGAGATCACCCTTTTCCACTGCACtgtcttcttcatcttcttcccCATCCGAATCGctttcctctccttcactctcctgctctcccttccccccttcctcctcctcactcatttCCAGCTCATCCTCACTGTCTGCAAAGGCAGGTACCTCCACCACTGGCTCTTTCTCCACTTTCCTTTCCTCCATCTTCTGTCTCTTCGCCGGAGGGATGGTCTTTATTCCTTGCTTCTCTTTTGGTTCAGTTTTGTCCTTTGCCTTGTTCTTCAAAAccgtttcttcttcttcttcttcttcccctttTGTTTCTCccctcatcttcctcatcctcttcttcagactctccttcctcatccccctcttcttcACTGCTACCCTCGctgtcatcatcgtcatcatcttCCTCTTCAGTGAAgacagccttcctcctctctctctgcgtctcagGGTCCCAGACTCTGCTCTCCTGGGGTCCTGACGTCAGCCTGTAAGACAAGATGGAGACCAACACAAGTCAGAGGCAAAAATGTACATCATTTTCTATATGCTTTTATTCAAGAGTCCACTTTTTATTTCATAAAAGAACAACACGGCAGCCACTTCATTTGCTATAAAGCTGAACGATAGGACTGGAGAAATTTAGCAACTCTCACATTGCAAGGACTGACAGTCCATGAGATTGACATGATGATGAGGTTCTCTTTTAACAATCCGTTTATAAAACAGATTTTAACAATGATTTTAGGGCTGCGGCTCTTGACAATTAGTCTTTAACCAATTGTAACAATGAGTTTAGGGCCGTCTCTCAACTGATTCCATAGTGGCTTTCAAAAGTAGCGCATAATTTATgtgatagggtgtcatttgagatttCCAAGACGTTGCTGTCTGAGCATCACtcactcattctcctcctcctccacttccccGGGGGTCAGGGCAGCCGCCCCTGTGAACAGTGACACTTTGCTGGCGGCCATCTTGGCATCCAGGGTGGTGTGTGTACTGATGAGGGATTGGACCAACTCTGTGGTGGGACGGACCTCCTCCTAGTGGACACGGGACAGAAGTAACTGATTATAGgaacgtgcgcacacacacatacatattacCGAAATCCTCTGTACATTATCTAGGTTCAGGGGAGAGGGAATTTTCAATGGCCCTTGACACGTTCGGTTTAGTACACTCATTGCAACAGtctcaagccactgtatataACAGTAGTCAATTATATTCAAGGGCACTTTCATATCACATCCAACAACTACCTGACTttgaccaatcaaatcaaatgtatttatatagcccttcttacatcagctgatatctcaaagtgctgtacagaaacccagcctaaaaccacaaacagcaagcaatacaggtgtagaagcacggtgactaggaaaaactccctagaaaggccaaaacctaggaagaaacctagagaggaaccaggctataaggggtggccagtactcttctggctgtgccgggtagagattataacagaacatggccaagatgttcaaatgttcataaatgaccagcatggtcaaataataataatcatagtggttgtcgagggtgcaacaagtcagcaccaataaaaatacattgttttttattttttgttaaaTGTTTCAAAGAATTTTCCTTTTGTGTGTCTTACAGAACATGGCCCAGGGGTTGGAACTGACCTGTTCCTGATTGACGTGGCCGCCGGGCAGGTCGATGTACACTGCGTCCTTATCGTACACGACCCCCCCGACCCCCGCCATGGGAGCGTAGAGCAGCCGCTCCTTCTCGTTCAGCGCCCTCTTCTTCTGAGCTTCAGGCAGAGCGCAGGGGTCTGGCAGGAAGCTGATGTCTGCCACCGCAAAGTCCCCCACACCTGCAGAGGGTGCCATCATGTGTTAGGTTTCAAACCAAATTGCCCAATGTTAAAACAATATAGCTTTCTGAATCAATGTTTTCAAAACCCCACTGTAGGAGTGAAACATTTCCCAAAAACACCATCGCAGTAACCACATGCTGTTTATTTGCACAATACATTGGTGAATGCGAATAGTGCATGTCAATATGTACTAGCTTTGATGCAGTATTAAATTCATCTCTTCTCCACAAGTCAGTGTTCCTAAAAAAAGGGCTCAGATTCTTATTTGCTCTTAACCCAATGAGCATACTTACCAGGGATATGGACCTGGCCTTTATTCTTCAAGTATGTCCCCCTCAGGTAACCATAGAGAGATACAGTACGATCACACTTGGGGTCCACCCTCACCATCTCGGGGTCCGTCAAATCCTCCATGCTGTGTAGATGGTGAATGTGATCGAGGGACAGTGAAGGGGTACAGTTCAACAAGAACATTTGAAAACCGAGTGAAGATGAAAGCAGGGTAGTAGGATCCATCACTCACAGGCACACAAGTGtgcacaacaaacacacacgcacaaaccaTAAACATTCTTTCTATTAGAAAACAGCTCTgttacacacactgttacacgcACCATTCAACGGCATGTATCATGCCACTTTCTCTACTCGGAATCTGTTCTAGCTACTTTCCTTTACAAACACATTGCTCTAAAAGGTCTGAACACTCACCGGTCGGCCACGACGTAGGGATGAGATTGCTGCCACACCAGCGGGCGGAACTTCATGACGGAGATGAAGCGGCCCAGGTTCTTGACCTCCTGGGTCTGGTACTCTCCGTACACCATACCGGACAGGTAGAAGAGTTTGGCACCCTGTGAGAACAAAGAGGGGACGTGGAACACTGTTCAGGAAAGGGACTTGTGTTGGATTAGGTTCAGAGAAAGACCGCATGCCATGTTTATGAGATTGTTAACCTTCATAACTTTAACACATTTACAACATGCAAGCTGACAGAGTGTACATctttttaatttgttaaaataATTTTTACGTCTTATCAAGACAAACCTAAGAAAATCACAAGTCAACTTGTCACTTCGACAGCACAAGAGAATAAATACGAGTTGCAGGATGTATGAAAGGGACGTGCAGGGTTGGCACAGACTGGCCAACGCCGCTAATTTACCTCCAAGGTTTATCTAGCACATCAGAAATATCTCCGCACTTGCCAAGAAATTAAATATGAAATGTGCTCACTATAGATTGTATATAGTTAGTTACAGTATGGTGTTCAGATGTTGTTGCTTTTGATATTATCCATGATTTGTACTGTTTGAATATATTTGTGataaccgcccttgctgtctctgcctggccggttcccctctttccactgggattctctgcctctaaccctattacaggggctgagtcactggcttactggggctctctcatgccgtccctggaaggggtgcgtcacctgagtgggttgattcactgatgtggtcatcctgtctgggttggcgcccccccctgggttgtgccatggcggagatctttgtgggctatactcagctttgtctcaggatggtaagttggtggttgaagatatccatttagtggtgtgggggctgtgctttggcaaagtgggtggggttatatccttcctgtttggccctgcccgggggtgtcctcggatggggccacagtgtctcctgatccctcatgtctcagcctccagtatttatgctgcagtagtttgtgtcggggggctggggtcagtttgttatatctggagtacttctcctgtccaatttggtgtcctgtgtgaatctaagtgtgcgtactctgagccctaggaccatgccccaggactacctgacatgatgactccttgctgtacccagtacacctggccgtgctgctgctccagtttcaactgttctgccttattattattcgaccatgctggtcatttatgaacatttgaaaatcttggccatgttctgttataatctctacccggcacagccagaagaggactggccaccccacatagcctggttcctctaggtttcggcctttctagggagtttttcctaaccaccgtgcttctacatctgcattgcttgcattttggagttttaggctgggtttctgtacagcactttgagatatcagctgatgtatgaagggctatatcaataaatttgatttgaataaaaaTACTTCACAAAAAAACCTGCCaaaccaactccatcatcaagtttgctgacgatacAACGGTGATAGGGCTGATCACTGAGAATGACGAGAAAGACTACAGAGAGGTGGTTAgagccctggcagagtggtgccaggacaataacctctccctcaacaaaaCCAAGGAGgtgattgtagactacaggacGGCTGAAGAGGTTTGGCTTGGCCCCTCAGATCCTCAGGGACCTTTACaggtgcaccattgagagcattctgtctgGCTGCATCGCCGCCTGGTTCGGCAACTACCCGGCCAGAAccacaaggctctacagagggtggtgaagactgCCCAGTCATGCAGGCAGCAGGACATCTACACCAGGTGGTCTCTGAGGAAGCCCAGAAGATCGCCAAGGATTCCAGCCACGGACTGCTTTCTCCGCTACCT from Oncorhynchus masou masou isolate Uvic2021 chromosome 29, UVic_Omas_1.1, whole genome shotgun sequence harbors:
- the LOC135520287 gene encoding LOW QUALITY PROTEIN: ribosome biogenesis protein BMS1 homolog (The sequence of the model RefSeq protein was modified relative to this genomic sequence to represent the inferred CDS: inserted 1 base in 1 codon; deleted 1 base in 1 codon); translated protein: MEGKEPKKEQKRHQQKHSGPKAERKKSRKQLGTPAGDDERKRNPKAFAVQSAVRMAKTFHRAQDIKAKKHHIPLVDRTPLEPPPIVVVVVGPPKVGKSTLIRCLIKNFTRQKLADICGPVTIVSGKKRRLTFIECSNDINTMIDLAKVADLVLMLIDASFGFEMETFEFLNICQVHGFPRIMGVLTHLDSFRNNKALRKTKKRLKHRFWTEVYQGAKLFYLSGMVYGEYQTQEVKNLGRFISVMKFRPLVWQQSHPYVVADRMEDLTDPEMVRVDPKCDRTVSLYGYLRGTYLKNKGQVHIPGVGDFAVADISFLPDPCALPEAQKKRALNEKERLLYAPMAGVGGVVYDKDAVYIDLPGGHVNQEQEEVRPTTELVQSLISTHTTLDAKMAASKVSLFTGAAALTPGEVEEEENELTSGPQESRVWDPETQRERRKAVFTEEEDDDDDDSEGSSEEEGDEEGESEEEDEEDEGETKGEEEEEEETVLKNKAKDKTEPKEKQGIKTIPPAKRQKMEERKVEKEPVVEVPAFADSEDELEMSEEEEGGKGEQESEGEESDSDGEEDEEDSAVEKGDLKPIDSGHCSEEEDASDSIEDDCETNVSGKEGKKSNATSKMEEEDEEMEGGELCYESAGSLRWKEGLQQKASEAFLRQQRAAPNLRKLVYGTVAEDDGDGXEDGEELGGLFRVSRPEKGKKHRADGVDCSRFDPDAARNWDLEEMLDSIRDCFVTGKWEDDQDAATLLKEDEELYGEFEDLETGEVHKGKAAKQKDQAKEESDDEEEEEEEEKLMKVDDETQKNKRLEKKRRLKERFDTEYDDGDATYFDDLKEEMQKQAELNRAEFEDVDDETRVQYEGFRPGMYVRVEIPSLPCEFVTNFDPHYPIILGALGASEGNVGYLQMRLKKHRWHSRILKTRDPLILSLGWRRFQTIPLYHIEDHNGRHRLLKYTPQHMHCGATIWGPITPQGTGFLAVQSVAGTKTSFRIAATGVVLDLDKSVTIVKKLKLIGYPYKIYKNTSFIKGMFNTVLEVAKFEGGSIRTVSGVRGQIKKALSTPAGAYRATFEDRLLMSDIVFLRSWYPVSVPQLYNPVTSLLMPAGQKDSWSGMRTVGQLKHDLGVRNKPNTDSLYKPVVRAQRHFNKLHIPRELQKALPFKSKPKQDQPKGKMPKDLQRPAVIREPHERKVAALLNALSTVHNYKSKKAHTAQHAKHKGFLRQRDKAEEDKLKRQKEAKKKLYRMMGQKEKKSQRSSLKGAPQDD